CCGGTTGCCGCCATCGGCGTCGGCGAGCCACACCTGGTAGTTTTCGTGCCAGGCCGCGCGGCTGCCGTCGGGCGATCCGGAAAAACCGTAGGCGAACCCGCGCGACTCGCGGGCCAGGTCGGTCTTCCTCCGTCCGTCGCGGTCCATGGCAAACGGCTTGGAGACGCCGTCGACGAGCGCCGTGAACCCGAGCCGCGTCGGATCACCCGGCCAGGCAAACAGGCCGCTGTTGTAATCGCTCACGCGCTCGACCGCGGTGACGTTGTCGGCCCGGCCGGTGGCCATGTCGAGCAGCCACGTGTCGACGAGCCAGTCGCCCGGCCGGAAGCGGAACTGCCCGTGCTCTTCCTCCCAGGCGGCGTTGTCGCGCGACTCCCAGCCGCGGACGACGATCGCCGTCGCACCGTCGGGAAACCAGCCGGCGAACTGCGTCCATGAGTCGGCTTCGGCGGCCAGGTGCGGCACGAGCTCCACCGGCTCGCGGTCGGGAAGGAGGAGCAGCGCCCGGCTGGTGGCGACGTTGGCGAGCCGGCCGCCGGCGAGCGCCGTGGCGTGGGCCGTGTAACCCACGGCCACCTGCGGGCGCGCTGGGGCACCGTGTGTCGCCGCGGCAACCGGCGGCTCGGTGGCGCCCGCGCACTGCGCGGCAACGAGGAGCAGGGCGACGAGGACGAGGGGGCTCACAGGAGACGAGCGTGGGCGTAGGAGCGAACGTGTGCCAGGAATTCACACAGAGTGGCAACGGCACCGTGAATCTCTGCCAGGGCGGCCACCATGTCCGCGGCGAGGTCGACGTACTCGTGCACCATCCGGTTGCGGAGCTTCCGCACGCGCAGCCAGTCGTCGGCCGAGGACAACCAACCAAACCGTTCCGCGCGGTCGAGGTTGCCGATGACCGGTTGTGGCTCCTCGCCACTCATTCGCAGCACGAGCGGCAGAAGTTTGTCGCCGAGAATGTCCTGGAAGCGACTGAACCGGGCGACGAAGGCTTCGACCCGTTCGGCGATCACCGGGTCGCTCGCGGCAGCCGCCGCGACATCTGCCGCCGATGCCGCTGTGAAAAGCCGCCTGTCGGTATCGCGCAGATTCCGCTCCTCGGCCGCCGCGGTGGCGAGCAGGCGGCGGAGGCGGATGCGGTCAGGATCGTCGGGCGTGCCTGTCATTCGGCTTCGTCGCCACACGTCAGAGGGGAATGCCGGTCGCTCTGGCGATGGCATGGATGGGAAGGTGCGGAACATTCGGGGCGGCGATCACGACATCGACTCGCCGTCCGTCGAAAGCCCGTTCCAGGGCGGCGGCAATCTCGCACTCCAGGTGCAGCCGATTCGCAACCGCATCCGGCAGGTCGACCAGCAGATCGATGTCTCCACCTCGACGGTCATCTCGGACGCGCGAGCCGAACAGTCGAATCTCCGCCGCTGGCCCCGCCCGAGCGGCCACGGTTTGCCGAATCAGTTGCCGGTCTGCCAGTGAAAGACGCACGGTGCATCGCCTTGGGTGAGAAGGCCGACCTGTTGGTCAAGTGTACCTCGTTCACATCGGAACCAGAGGCCGAGCCGATCACACGTCGATAGCGTGCGGTGAAGGCCCGTGTCGGCGGGTATCGGTCCCGAGCGGCGATGGCAGACACGTGCGTATGCGTCGCAGTCCGCGTCCGCTCACGCAAACGCCGTCACCGCTCGGCGCAGCAGCGCCAGGCTGGCCTGCGGAAAGGCGAGCAGGAAGCGTTCGAAGCGCGTGTAGTCGAGCTCGTAGACGGTCGCGGCCGACAGTGCCCTGATCGATGCCGTCCGACGCCGTCCGGCAAACAGACCGTATTCGCCGGTCAGATCACCAGGCCCGTGGGTGCGGACGCGCTCGGCGTGATCGGCGACGAACACGTCGAGCTGTCCGGCGGCGACGAGAAACACGCCTGCCGCGTCGTCCCCCGCGCGGCACAGCCAGTCGCCGGCGGCGAGGGAACGTGGCTCGAGCATCGTGGCAAGCAAGCGCACCTCGGCCGGGGCGATATCGGCAAATGGCTCGCACCCGGACAGCAGCCGGGCTCGCCTGGCCAGCTCGTCGGGATCGATGGCGGCGATGCGGAGGTTGAAAAACCGGCTCGCACGGCCGAGCTGGGCGCGCCAGCGCCGGTTCTCGGTGAAGTTGCGCGGCGGCAGCAGCGCCGCATCGCCGGTGATCCGGGCGGCTTCGCGGAGGCCCGAAACATACGCCCCGTGAGCCACGGCCCACTGCGTCGGATTGGTGGCCTCGCCGGCGAAGAACAGCCGGTCGTCCACCGGCTCGGCGAGCGCGGCAAGGTCGGCGGGGCTCGAGCCGACGGCGATGAACGAATACGACCCCAGCGCGAACGGGTCGAGCGACCACCCGGTGCGGCAGACCGCGATCGGCTCGGGGACCCCCGCGCCGAACGTGCGCCGCAGTTGCTCTGTCGCCCAGTCGCGCGCCGCGGCATCGTCGAGCGCCTCGACGCGGCGGCCGAGCGCGCCGCCGGCGAGGAGCACGAGCACCGGCGTGCCGTCGATCGCCGCCTTGCTCACGGCCACCGTCGCGCCGTCGCCGGCCCCGTCGGCAAGGCCGAACACATACACCTGCGCTGGCCAAAAGACCCGTTCGAACGTCACTCCGACCTTGGCGAGCGTGCCGACACCGAGGCGCTCGATGGCGTGCTGTTTTGCCACCGGGAGCGGTGGATCGAACGCCACGCGGCCCGCCTTGAGCACCCCCAGCGGCAGTGTCACCACCACCCGCCGCGCCCGCAGCTCGCCACCGTCGGTGATGACGCGGACACCGCCGTGCCCATACTCGATCCGACGCACCACCGTGCCCAGGCGGATGTCGAGGCCGACTGCCAACCGGTCGGTGAGCGCCTGGAAGCCGTCGAGGAGGATGCTGTCGCCGTAACCATAGACCTCGAATCCCTCGTCCCAGTGGCGTGCCGAGAGCCGGTCGGCGTCGGTGGCGCAGTCTTCGCGCACGAGCAGTTGGAGGTGCCAGCGGGCGAGGCGGGCACGGGGCTCGTCGAGCGCCAGCGCGGGGAGCACGGCTTCGACGGCCTCGGCGAGCGAGCGGTCGGCGGTGCCTCGGGCCGCGTCGAGCGCGTCGAAGAGCATGTCGGCGGCGACGATGCTCCTGTCCATCTCGTCGTCGTCGTGGCCGGGAAACACGATCCGGTCCCAGCCGCCGGTGTAGGTCGAATCACCACCGACGAAGTAGGTGGCGAGGCCCTCGCTGCGGGCCAGATTGGTGAGCGGATTGCCCTCGGTGCCGTGGATCCAGTGGGCGCCGGCATCGAATCGCTCGCGGGTGTGGATCCGTCCTCCGGTCCGGTCGCGGGCCTCTACGACCACCACCCGGAGCCCCTTCGAGACCAGCGCCCGCGCCGCGGCGAGCCCCGCGATCCCGGCCCCGATCACGATCACGTCGGTCATCGCCGTCGTCCCCCGCCGACAGAGACGGGATCCTACCACATGCCGGGACCGCCGCTCCCGGGCAGCGGGGCTCAGCGGGGCCGCGTATCGAGCAGCTCGACCATGCCCCGGCCGAGGGCGTCGCCGACGAGCAGATAGGTCTCGGCGTTGCCGAACTCATGATGTCCGTGGCCAGGATTCGGCGACTGCTCCGGGGCGCGGACGAAGTCGCGCGTCGGCACGAACCGCGTCGTACCACGAAACTCGTCGCGCTGCGTCACGGCCTTC
This genomic interval from Planctomycetota bacterium contains the following:
- a CDS encoding nucleotidyltransferase domain-containing protein, with the protein product MAARAGPAAEIRLFGSRVRDDRRGGDIDLLVDLPDAVANRLHLECEIAAALERAFDGRRVDVVIAAPNVPHLPIHAIARATGIPL
- a CDS encoding cyclic nucleotide-binding domain-containing protein yields the protein MTDVIVIGAGIAGLAAARALVSKGLRVVVVEARDRTGGRIHTRERFDAGAHWIHGTEGNPLTNLARSEGLATYFVGGDSTYTGGWDRIVFPGHDDDEMDRSIVAADMLFDALDAARGTADRSLAEAVEAVLPALALDEPRARLARWHLQLLVREDCATDADRLSARHWDEGFEVYGYGDSILLDGFQALTDRLAVGLDIRLGTVVRRIEYGHGGVRVITDGGELRARRVVVTLPLGVLKAGRVAFDPPLPVAKQHAIERLGVGTLAKVGVTFERVFWPAQVYVFGLADGAGDGATVAVSKAAIDGTPVLVLLAGGALGRRVEALDDAAARDWATEQLRRTFGAGVPEPIAVCRTGWSLDPFALGSYSFIAVGSSPADLAALAEPVDDRLFFAGEATNPTQWAVAHGAYVSGLREAARITGDAALLPPRNFTENRRWRAQLGRASRFFNLRIAAIDPDELARRARLLSGCEPFADIAPAEVRLLATMLEPRSLAAGDWLCRAGDDAAGVFLVAAGQLDVFVADHAERVRTHGPGDLTGEYGLFAGRRRTASIRALSAATVYELDYTRFERFLLAFPQASLALLRRAVTAFA